TTGGTGGCGATTACAGCCATAATGACCCCTGGAACCAATATGCCGTCGATATCGCCATGCCCGAGGGGTCACCTGTTTATGCGGCGCGCGGGGGGATTATCATGGATATAGCCCGTGATTTTTATACGGGCGGGTCGGATATGGAAAAGTACGGAGAGCGGGCCAACTATGTCAGAATCCTTCATGATGACGGGACGATGGCCGTCTATGCCCACTTGAAGCTGGAATCGGTTCGCTATGGCCTGGGCAGACGCATAGAGGAGGGGGCCTTCATTGCCGAGTCGGGAAGCACCGGTTTTTCTTCAGGTCCCCACCTGCATTTCGTTATCCAGAGAAATACAGGTATGGCTATCGAATCACTTCCCTTTCAATTCGAAGGGGAGGGGGGGAGAGCCTATACGCCTGAAAAGGGGATGGTCCTGGAGGTTTTGATGTGACAGGTCAACTTGATATTTATTCAGTCATAGGCTCCCGGGTCCGGATTTTTGTCTGCTGCATGTCATCCTTTGCCGGCTCCACTCTTCTTCCATTGAAAAACTTTTCATCAATTGTTATTATCCTTGCCTATAAAAATGAATCAGAGGAGAAATAATGAAATACGACGTTATCGGCATAGGTAATGCCCTTGTAGATATTGAAGTGCAGCTTGGTGATGAAGAGCTTGCCGGGCTCGGCTATCCCAAAGGAGGAATGACGCTTTCCAGCGATGAAGACCAGCAGAAGCTCCTTGAAAAATTGAAGAAACATTCCTTTTCCACCTGCTCGGGAGGTTCGGCTGCCAATACGATTCACGGTATGGGCGCGCTTGGTGGAAAGGCTTATTACGTGGGCCGGGTGGCCAATGATGATTACGGGAAGCATTACACACAGGATATGGCTGACTGCGGTGTCGGCTTTTCGGGACCCGGCGCTGAAAATGACGGCACGGGAACGTCTGTTGTTTTGATTACGCCGGATGCGCAAAGAACGATGGTGACACATCTTGGCATTTCAACGGCTCTTCATACCGATAATGTCGATGAAACGATTGTTGAAGGGGCGAAGTTTGTTTACATAGAGGGCTACCTCTGGTCCGGTGATGAGACGCGGGCCGCCGGTATTGCCTTGGCGCGAGCTGCCAAAAAGAGAGGTATTCCCGTTGCCTTTTCATTAAGTGATACTTTTATCGTTAACGGTTTCAGGGAGGCCGTCGAGGATTTTATCAAGTGGGATGTGGACATCCTCTTTTGCAATGAGGTGGAGGGCCTGTCCCTGGCCGGGGAAAAAGACCCTGCCACGGCATTCGACAAAATTCTCGGTATCTGTGAAACGCTTTTCCTTACCCGCGGTGAAAATGGGGCCTGGGCAGCCAGGAGAGGTGAAGAGAAGGTGTCTGTTAAAGGCTATAAAGTGAGGGCCGTCGATACAACAGGGGCAGGTGATCTCTTCGCTGCCGGGGCCTTGACGGGGCTGCTCCATAAAAAAGGGCTGAAGGAATGCACCATACTCGGCTGCTATGCCGCCTCGCAAGTGGTGAGTCATCTCGGCGCCAGGATGCCTGCTCATTGCCATAAAAATATTAACGGGGTTATTGAAGAGTACAGCGAATAAAGGATTAAGTTCATATGCAGTTTTGTTGTCTGCAAGGGAGAGTGACCGGCTGCTAAAGGGCGAAGGTCATTGTACTTTCTGAAGGGTTCACCTGTTATGGGAAAATTTTATTGGTACGGCGGCGCTTTTTTTGCCTTCATTTTCTTTTTAATTTTGGGCTTTTTTATTGCCCGGAGCTTTCTAAAAGGAAAAGGGGCCCGTGATGCCGGGATTTTTCTTAAAGCCACAAGCGATAAAGATGAAGCCGCCCGGTCTTTGCTTGTTTATTTAAATGGTGATTTCAAAAGGAGCAATAAGGAAATTGCCCTTTATGACGGCACCCGGACTTCCGATGGAAGGGCCTGGATATTTTTTTGGGATACGCTGGAATTTATAAGGACGAAAAATCCTGCCTTCGGACTCAAGGGAAGTAATCCTGTTCTTTACGATAAAGAGACGGGCCGCATTCAATTTATTCCGCAGCATGAGGTTTTCAAGTATTTCGGTGAGAAAAAGCCCGATAATGCTTAAAAATATTTATTCCTTTTCCGGTAGGGGGAATTCCTCGGGAGGTTGCTCTTGATAGACTTCCTGCATGAAATCGATAAAGATGGGAAGCGCCGCTCTCGAACCGGTTTCTCTTCTGCCGAGAGGCCGCCGGTCATCGAATCCCACCCAGACACCGGCAACAAGGTCAGGTGTAAAGCCTATGAACCAGGCGTCACGGTTTTCATCGGTTGTTCCCGTTTTTCCAGCGACAGGCCGCTTTAAGACTTTTGCCTTCTTTGCAGTGCCTTCCTGAACGACACCTTGCAGAAGCATTGTCATCGTATAGGCTGTTTGCGGCGGGATAGCATATCCCAGGGGGACGTCATTCTTTTTTTCCTCTTCCCGGGGGACATCATCTTCAGTTTTTTCCTCTTTTTTCCTTTCATAAGGATTAACTTTATCAAAATAGGCGTTAATATTATTTTTCAGGACTTTTCCATCACGGTCCCTGATTTCCCTGATAAATAGCGGTTCATGCCTTTTCCCTCCCGAGGCAAAGACTGCATAAGCCGACGTTATTTCAAGCAATGAAAGACCTGAAGAGCCGAGAGAGAGGGAAAGGTTTTTTGAAAGATCGCTTCTAATGCCGAGTTTGCGGGCATAATCAATAACCTTACTGATACCCAGCTTTTTTGCCAGCCTTATAGAAACGATATTTCTTGACTGGGCCAGCGCCTTTTTTAGGGATATGGGCCCAAGAAAGCGGCCGTCGTAGTTTTGGGGACGCCAGACAAAGTTTCTTTGACTATCTACATACACATAAGGCGAGTCGACAATCTTTGTTTTTGGCGTCATTCCTTTATCGAGGGCGGCTGAATAAATAACAGGTTTGAAGGATGAGCCCGGCTGTCTTCTTGCCTGTACGGCCCGGTTAAAACGGTTTATCCTAAAATCATAACCCCCTTCCATAACCTTTATCGACCCATCAGAGGGGTCGATTGCCAAAAGCGCCGCCTGGGCTATGGGCTCCTGGTGAAGTGAAAAGAGGGGCACTCCTTTTTTGCCCTTCACGTCAATGACTTTAACCCTGATGATATCACCTACCTGGAAGGCCTCCGAGGGATGTTTTATATAGGCTTCATAGTAGTTGACTTCCGGGTTCGGTGTTCTGGCCCATCTCATTTCTTTAAAGAGGATTTCTCCTTTTATACCGCCTTTCAGGCTTATTGTTGTTGATTTGTCTTTCCTCTTTACAGAGATAACGACTGCTTCATATACTTCACCTTCTTTAATCTCCATGGGGGATGAAGATTTATCCTTGGGGGGAGCCATAAATGTTTTCATATCATTAAATTCAAGGTGTTTGACGACCCCTCTGAATCCCTGTCTTTTGTCATGGTCGAAAAGGCCCTTTTTAAGCGCTGCCTGCGCCTTTTTTTGCATGGCAAGGTCGAGGGTTGTAAAAACTTTGAGACCTTCTGAATAAAGTATTCTTGATCCGTAGGTCTTTTCAAGGTATTGCCTGACATGCTCCGTAAAATAGGGCGCTGCAGAATTATTTATATCAGCAATGGGGTAGACGGTAATTTCTGAATTCATGGCGTCAGTCGCTTCGACGATGTTGATGAAACCTTCTTCCACCATTCGAGAAAGGACATAAAACATCCTCTGTTTTGCCAGTTCGGGGTTTACATAAGGCGAGTAGGCGCTGGGCGCCTGTGGAAGACCGGCAAGGGTTGCCATTTCTGCAAGGTTCAGTTCACTCACATCTTTTCGAAAGTAGTTTTCCGCTGCCGCCTGGACACCATAGGCGCCATGGCCGAGATAGATTTCATTGAGATAGAGGAATATAATGTTATCTTTCGTTAGCTTGTTTTCAATCCTGTAGGAAAGAATGGCCTCCCGTGTTTTTCGTTTGAGCGTTCTTTCCGATGAAAGAAGCGATTTGGCCACCTGCTGGGTGATTGTGCTCCCCCCCTGGACAACTTCGCCGACAAGGATGTTTTTGATAAGGGCGCGAAATATGCTGAAAAAATCGAGCCCTTCATGTTCATAGAACCGGCCGTCTTCGGCGGCAACAAATGCCTGTACCAGTCTTTTCGGCACTTTATTGAGGGGAATAACTTTTCTTCTTTCCGTATAAAATTCTCCGATGAGCCGGCCATTACCGGAATAAACCTCGGTAATGCTTTTGGGCCTGTAATCCATAATTGAATTCAGTGGAGGGAGGTTCGAGGAAAGATGGTAGTAATAGCCCAGGGTAAAGAGCAGAAAGCCTGCGGCAATGATAACCGAGGCAATAAGGGTATACTTGCGTATTTTCTTTACCTTCGGTGAAATATACTTGATGTTTCTTACTATAATTGAATCGCGGGAAAACATATAAAAAAGCTTTATGCTTTATAAATTTAAGTTAAAATAACGACTTTGATCAGTGTACCATAAAAGCCGGCCCGGTGGTAGTTTGGCGGAAAATAAAATGAGCCCCCTTTCTCAACGTTT
The window above is part of the Deltaproteobacteria bacterium genome. Proteins encoded here:
- a CDS encoding adenosine kinase; the encoded protein is MKYDVIGIGNALVDIEVQLGDEELAGLGYPKGGMTLSSDEDQQKLLEKLKKHSFSTCSGGSAANTIHGMGALGGKAYYVGRVANDDYGKHYTQDMADCGVGFSGPGAENDGTGTSVVLITPDAQRTMVTHLGISTALHTDNVDETIVEGAKFVYIEGYLWSGDETRAAGIALARAAKKRGIPVAFSLSDTFIVNGFREAVEDFIKWDVDILFCNEVEGLSLAGEKDPATAFDKILGICETLFLTRGENGAWAARRGEEKVSVKGYKVRAVDTTGAGDLFAAGALTGLLHKKGLKECTILGCYAASQVVSHLGARMPAHCHKNINGVIEEYSE
- a CDS encoding YrhB family protein; its protein translation is MGKFYWYGGAFFAFIFFLILGFFIARSFLKGKGARDAGIFLKATSDKDEAARSLLVYLNGDFKRSNKEIALYDGTRTSDGRAWIFFWDTLEFIRTKNPAFGLKGSNPVLYDKETGRIQFIPQHEVFKYFGEKKPDNA
- a CDS encoding PBP1A family penicillin-binding protein, with translation MFSRDSIIVRNIKYISPKVKKIRKYTLIASVIIAAGFLLFTLGYYYHLSSNLPPLNSIMDYRPKSITEVYSGNGRLIGEFYTERRKVIPLNKVPKRLVQAFVAAEDGRFYEHEGLDFFSIFRALIKNILVGEVVQGGSTITQQVAKSLLSSERTLKRKTREAILSYRIENKLTKDNIIFLYLNEIYLGHGAYGVQAAAENYFRKDVSELNLAEMATLAGLPQAPSAYSPYVNPELAKQRMFYVLSRMVEEGFINIVEATDAMNSEITVYPIADINNSAAPYFTEHVRQYLEKTYGSRILYSEGLKVFTTLDLAMQKKAQAALKKGLFDHDKRQGFRGVVKHLEFNDMKTFMAPPKDKSSSPMEIKEGEVYEAVVISVKRKDKSTTISLKGGIKGEILFKEMRWARTPNPEVNYYEAYIKHPSEAFQVGDIIRVKVIDVKGKKGVPLFSLHQEPIAQAALLAIDPSDGSIKVMEGGYDFRINRFNRAVQARRQPGSSFKPVIYSAALDKGMTPKTKIVDSPYVYVDSQRNFVWRPQNYDGRFLGPISLKKALAQSRNIVSIRLAKKLGISKVIDYARKLGIRSDLSKNLSLSLGSSGLSLLEITSAYAVFASGGKRHEPLFIREIRDRDGKVLKNNINAYFDKVNPYERKKEEKTEDDVPREEEKKNDVPLGYAIPPQTAYTMTMLLQGVVQEGTAKKAKVLKRPVAGKTGTTDENRDAWFIGFTPDLVAGVWVGFDDRRPLGRRETGSRAALPIFIDFMQEVYQEQPPEEFPLPEKE